The region TCATGTCCCCCCTTGTGGCCCTATCCCTTTTCTCGAGCCTCTTTTATACAGCCCCGCCCATTCGATATGGATATCTGGGCCTGGGGGAGGTTTTCGCGGCGGTGAACATGGGGCCTGTAATGGTGGTGGGGACCCAGTGGATCATTTCAGGCGCCCCCTCAGGGACCGCATTCCTCATTTCCCTGCCCATCGGGATGATGGTGGCCGGGATTCTCTATTATCAGAGCATGCCGGACATGGAGACCGACGCATCGGTGGGAAAGCGGACCATCACTGTCCGACTGGGCCGCCGCGGCGCGTATCTCGGCCTCATGGCCCAGTGGGCCGTCACCTACACCCTCATCCTGGGCCTGGCCGCCGGAAGCATTCTGTCGCCTGTTGCGGCCGCATCCCTTCTCACCTGGCCTATCCTCTTCAGGCTCCTGTGGATCATCCCCGGTGTGGAGGACTGGCAGGAACTCAATGATTACGGCCATTATGTCCGAAAACTCTACCTTATCAACGGGATCATCATAATCCTGGCCATCTGGACACGATAAAGAACGTCCAACGTCCAAGGTCCAATGCCCAACGGGGGAAAGCAGTATCGAAGTAACGAGGTATCGAAGTGTCGAGGTGTTGGCGGCGGGCGATGGGCAATAGGCGATGGGCTATAGGCTATAGGCAATCATGACTCAGCTCACGATGACAAATTACCCTCTGGACTCTGGACTCCAGCACGTGGAACATGGAACCGGGTTTCAGGCGGGCGGGGGGAGCTCGGCTTCCCTGATCAGGCTTTCCAGGGAGGCGGGGGCTACGGGATCGAACTCGGCTACCCCGATATCGATAGAAAGCCTGTAATCTCCGGCCCCCTTATGGTTGGCCATCTCCATGCTTTTACTTATGCGAGAGGCAATCATATCCCTGAAGCCAAGTGTGGATTTGGGCAGAAATGCGATGAACTCATCCTCGGCATACCTGGCCACGATGTCGGATCCGCGGAAAGAAGACAGTAGCGCTTGTGCCGCCATGATCAGCGCGAAGTCCCTCTCCTCGGAGCCGAATTTTTCCGTTATTTTACCAAGGTTGTTCAATCGGATAAAGAATACAAGGGCCCTCTCGGAAAACCGCTCCCCCCACTCCATCTGCTGGCGCGCAATGGCGAAAAAAGCCCTTCGATTATTTAGGCCGGTCAACTCATCTGTGAGTTCAATGACCTTGAAATCAGTGGGCCGATTCTGTTTTTCGTTAAAATAGAGACCGGTGGTGATGATGCATGCCATGCCCAGAAACCAGATGACGGGAAAAACAAACCAGCTGTTTATTCCGAAGCGCTCACCATGGAGGATAATCATAATGACCGTCCACGCGGCCGCAGTTCCGGGGAGGACAATACGATTAATCAAATCACCACACTTCCTTCACGTTCCCATGCGAGCCGATCTGCAGCGACAGGGACTCGGCGAATCAGAGGCAACCTGCCTACAATTTTATACGGATAAACATGACAAGAGCAAGGAAAAGTGGTTTGAACAACCTCAGTATTTTTTTCATAAGGGGGGGCTTTCCCGAATTTCCAAGTGCGAGCGACACCGGTTTTCTGATGTATTCCATCGGTTCAGTCTTCTGCTGCGCGGCCAATTTAATCCAGAAATCCCTGTCTGATTGCTTCTGGTTCAAAGCTATTACCCTGTCGAACCACCTCCGGGCGTTTAATCCATCTCCAATCCGGCGGTACATCTCTCCTATGAGATAGGTGGTCCAATACAGCCTGTTTTCCATTACACCATCTTTTTCAAAAGCCCGCTGGAAATACTCTATTACCTTCTTTCGATATTCCAGCTCGTCAGCTTTTCGTCCGTCGAGACTTGAACACCACACAGCCCGAAGATAGAGTGAACCGACGGCAAAGTTGTCCAGCCCTTTTGCTTCCTGCAAAATGGCCAGGAACTCCCATTTACGACCGGACGAAATTTCCATTTCGCCAGGGCCGCCAAGCATTGGTGTAATCCGTTCCTCTACAAACTGTCTTGTCTTCTGATCCACCGGGCCATCTTCTGTGGTGGCTCTCGTATAGCCGCAGGAAGGGCAAGTGGATACCTGAAACAGGAGGGGCTGTTCCCCAACCGCCATTTCGAGGATATCGGTGGTAACCGGACCAAGGGTATTGGTATGGATAACCTTTTTCGAATCGAAGGTTGTACCGCAGCAGGAACACGTTATTTCGATGGACACAAGAGTTGTCAAAGTTCATCCCTCTTAAGGTCAAAAACCCAGGTCGTCTGATCAGTCGGGATCGCCTCCGGACCCCTCGCCATCATCTTCCCCACTGCCGGAGCCGCCTTCACTTTGCCCGCCGTCCGACTGTTCCTCACCTGTGGCATTGTCAGCCCCCTCTTCGTCGGACGCCGATAAATTATCAATATGCCTTTCAAGAATATCATCAGGGTCATTATCGGAGATACCCTCGTAAGCCCTCCCCGAAAGGTCCCTGAGAAGTTGGATGATATCGCCTTCTTCATGCCGCTCATTCTCAATTAGAGCGGCAGCATATTTGCTGACTTTTCGGGAATCTGCCCCATATCCGCTGGCGGCCTTTACCATCTCCATGATCTGAATCGGCTCAAGGCTTCCGGCCGAAGTACCCATTGCCATTGCGTCGTAGACGTGGCGAAGAGCTTCCCGGTCCATCCCGGCGGCAATGGCGCCGGCCGTCTCAATTATAAGTTCCTCCCTCTTTTCCCCAGTCACGCCCAAGCCTTCTGCCAGGCCGACGGAAAGTTCCAGTCGTTCCTGGACCCTTTCCAACGCCCTGATTATGGATCTCTCACCCACATTCTTGGCCAGTCCCTCCATAATCTTCCCCGCAATCGGTCCGAGGGGAAGGTTCTTTTCCGAGGCGGCGGCCAACACCTGGAGCATTTCACCAATGCCGACCCCTCCCACGCCATTTTCAAGGGACTTCTCGATAACGGGTGCGATAACTTCCTCGTGGACACCTGCCCTGACAGCCGCGGCCGCATTCTTCAGGACGCTTTCTCTTTCGATGGGTGATGCAATTTCCCCGGCAATCTTACCCCTTAATGTATCCGACAGAGTTGGCGCCGCCATCGCCGTAGACGACAGGATTACCATCGGAAGGACGATCATTACTGCAAAGAGTATAGGGTTTATACTACCATCTATAATCAACCATCGCTTCATCTTACTTACCTCCAACCGGTCTTACGTTACTGATTTTTCCTCAATAGACCTGTATATCCCCGTTCATGGTGCCCCTTACCGTCAGGACACCCGTGACACCACCGAAATCATCCTTTTCCACCCTGCCTTTTCCCATGCCAACCGTAACGGAACCGTCCACCATAAAAAAATACCGATAATGGCCGGGAGGGAGGGGAAACTTTGCCGACCATATCCCCCTGTGCCGTTTTTCAGCGGACACCCTAAGGGTGGCCGCATTAACCGTCTTCGCGTTCATAAGGACAAGAACAACTCGCCCGGCATTGGGGGCTTCAACCGAAAAACGGATAATATCCCCGTCTGCAACCACCGCGGGCCGGACCTGGGCGGTTGCACACCCAAAAAGGAATCCCGCCATCAGCAGGATAAGGGTCGCGGCCCTAGATGCCGACCCTGACCACAGAATTTTTCGAACCAAAGTCGTCACTAATCGAATAGTCCGCCGTAGGATCAGCTACACGCTTTTTCCCGTCGATGAGAAGGACATACCGATATTCACCGGGTTGGACATTCAAATCGACCAACCAGTATCCCGCTTTCCCACGGGGTTTCAGCGGGATCTCTCCAGACCAGTGGTTAAAGTCACCCAACACGGAAACGGAGTGGGCCTCCGGCGCATAGTAAACGAGCCTGAAGGAGGCCGGCTGCACAGGAAGATCAGGTGCCCGACGGACATTCAAAGCCACCCCCAGAACGAAAAGAAGACACACTGTTGCCATAGCCGCTCCCGCAAAAAACGGACGCGGCGTGGGAAGCAGACCACGGACCAGGAACCGGATACCCCGAGGCACAAGAAAGTCAGGGGCCTTCATGACACCGAGATCACCGGCTGTGCGGACAAGGGCCCCGATCTCCTCGACATAGGCATGGAGGGATGGGTCCCCGTCGAGCATAAGCTGAAATGCCTTCTTTTCCTCACCCTGGAGTTCACCATCTACGAACCTGTGAACCAGGCCCAGGTCTTCCCGCTTCACTTTACACCTCCCTGAGAAGAGCTACGAGGGCGTGCCGGGCCCGGTGAACCCTGACCCTTGCCGCACCCTCTTCGATCCCGAGGACTTCGGATATCTGGCCGTAGGACATGCCTTCCACGTGTTTCAGGAGAAAGGGGGCGCGGTAGGCCTTAAGGGCCGCATCCTGGAGAACATCCGCCGCCATTTCGGAGTCCATGGCCATTCGGGTCAGATATGTGTAAAGCCCATCGCACACCTGTCCGTATTCCGATTGGAAATGCTCGTCATCCATGAGGTCTCAGATACCATCTACCATTTAGACAATCAATACCGCAAATCGTTACCGGGGTACAACGTACCGGAAAGAAAAAGCGGCCATTCCCCGTGAAAGGGAGCAGCCGCTCAGATGTGGTTTCAGGCCTGATACGGATCAGTCGTCTTGCCCGCCTCCGTCTCCGCTTCCGCCCTCATCACCATCCTCATCAGCATCATTTTCATCAACATCATTCTCATTATCATCACCGCCCTTGATTTCACTGTCATCAGCGGACTTGGCCAGGGATTCCAGAGCGTCGTTCACAGTCCCCCCACTGCCGTCACTTGCCAGAGAATCGGTTATGATCTGTATGATGTCGGCATCAGCGGCTCCGGCTGTGACCGCCTCTCCGGCACTCTCCAACACATCGTTTCTCACGTCGGGCGATGTGATACTATTCGTTATGAACTGTGCCAGATTGTCCGACAGCGCTGGGGATGCCTTGACTGGAGCGATGGTTACGACCAGGAAAAGAACCATCGCCGCTGTAATAACCGACAACATCGTCATCCTCATTTTCGTCAATCGCTGTTTCACCGTTTTTTGCAGTCTCATCTTTTTTCCTCCATGTCGGCCCCTGTCAAAGGGGGCAAATGTTACCACTGAAAAGATCTCCAATAACGCCGGTATTTCTGCTATTCTACCCCTTGGACAATCCCGGCACGGAAACGTTACAGGAAAATTTACCTGGTAAAGATCCCTCCCTTTTGCAGGATCGAAAGAAGAGCGGCGTACATACTGTGGACAGAGGCAGGGAGGGCAGATAGTGCTCTTCGGCACCCCTAAAAACCGTGCAGGTTTTTTGCCCGTCATGGCTGTCGCGACGGCATCAATCATGATGATCGCGGCATTTCCGGCAAAAGCCCTTTCCCACGGACCCGGGGAAGAGTACGAATACGCCTCAGGTTTTTTCCACATCCGTTCCCAATCCCCGGACTACAGCCTCAGGATGACTACGCCCCACATCCTGCCCGGCTCCATTGGCCATGGTGTTAATATCTTTACAGGGAGCACGGTCTCCAACGTCTGGGTTAACGGGGACCTGCTGGACCTGGACTTCGAGATGCTCGATTACAACCTCGGGATAACATACGGGGTCAACCATCGTGTCGGCTTTGCTTTCATCTACGACCAGAGAAACTACTTCGGGGGGGGTGCTCGACGGGTTGATCCAGAATTTTCATTCGGCCATGGGAATGGGCCAGGATGGACGCGACCTGGTGGATAAGAGACAGACCAGCATTGTCCGGTACGACAACGGCGGCAACGTGATATTCCGGGCCGACGATCTGAGCGTGCTGGAAAACAGCGGTCTCACTCTCCTGGCTCAGTATGTCCTTTTCTTTTCACAGGACGGCTTTCCCGTTGCAGGAATCTCCGGAGGCATCCGGTATGGGCTGGAAATGCCTGAGGGGGCCGACGACGGTGACCGGGTGGACTGGACCGTCGGGGCCGGCGCAGGCAAACGCCTCAGCGATAGCTGGTATATGTGCCTGCACCTCGGTTATACACACTACGGCCAGACAGATATTCTGGGTTTCACGCTCAAGGACTATTCCACCACCGAGATCCTCGCTATCGGCTGGACACTCAGCCCCAGGTTCACCCTTTTGGGGCAGTATTCGCACAACAGCAGCCTGATAAGGAATATGGGAAAGTTCAGCACGGGGCCCCACGAGCTGGACCTGGGCTTTAAATGGAGAGCATCTGAAAACGGGGATCTCGAATTCGCAATGATCGAAAATATCTTCACCTTCGCGAATGGCCCCGATTTCGGCCTGCACCTGGCCTATTCGTTAAGAATATAAAATGGGTTCATCAACAAAAATTAGTATTTGGCTTTGAAATCTGTTTCCTCACGCTCGGTCGTCCCGACGCAGGCGGAACTCGCTAAAGGCGCAAGGACGTCCCTTGGCAGGAGCGGGATTTCCTTGAAATCGGCTGGAAGCAACTTGGATGAGGGGATGCTCTCTACTTTGCGAGCTTTGCGGCTTGAGTTAATCACGCTGGCCGTGTGATTAACGGGCGTGAGACAAATTAATGTTAAAATACGATGTAGGCAGGAGGCCAGGACAGAGGCGAGGGGGGGGATAATGGTGCCGGAGGAGGGATTCGAACCCTCACAACCCGAAGATCACTGGATTTTGAGTCCAGCGCGTCTACCAGTTCCGCCACTCCGGCACGAATATATTATAAGGGGACACAGACAAGTTGTTAAGTAAAACATGATGATCTTTTGCAAAATCATCACCTGTTTAACAACGTTCCCAAATCTGTTAAATTCCCAGCCATGAATGTCTTCCTGTTAATCGCAGGCATTGCTGTCGGCGGATGGTTCGTTTTCATCCTCCTCATCAAGGGGTTCGCGGCCCTCCTGAAAAAAAGCGCTTTGGAGGCCACGCTGAAACTGCTTTCCGGCGAGGAGATACTCAGGATCACCGATAACGCCAGCTTCCTCGGCGCCGACTTCCCGGGCCCGAATCTTCCGCCCAGGACCAGCGGGGTCCTGGCTGTAACCGACAGGAAGATCTTTTTTCTACCCTGGTTCCCCCGAAAGTCCATCTCCCTGCCATACGAGTGGGTCAACGGTGTTCGGCTGCAGGCATCTTTCGACGACATGGCATCTTCTATCCCCTGCGTGGTAGTTCGGGTCAAAGAGTTAACGGACCCGGAAGGATCCATCGCATGGCTTGTTCATGAACCGAGGAAATGGGAAAAAGCTATTGAAAGGAGAGTGAACAGCAGTGCCTAGTACCTGGTACATAGAAGCTGGGAACCAGGGTCATGGGGCTGTGGCATGATCCAGGGGTTTTCTTGCGACCAGGGCGTAGTGGCCAATGTAGACGAACACGTTTTTCACACTGTCAAAACCGGCAAATTCAAGGTCCTGGACGACCTGTCCCATGGGAATACGCTCCTTCGCGGACGGTCCGATGTCCATGTCCTCTTCCGGATCCCAGTCGATAAGGAGAAAAAACCCGCCCGGTTTCAGAATCCGATAGACCTCTTTCAGAAAATTCAGCCGTCCCTTGATCTCGTGGTACACATTGCCCAGATTTACGAATTGGACCCCGGTATCCTCGATAGGAATGCGGTCGCTTACACTCTGCCGGATATGGACATTGGTAAGCCCCAGATATTCCACGCGCTTGTCAAGTTCCTCGAGCATGGGAGTGCTACGGTCAACGGCGATGATCTGGCGTGACGTCCTCCACTCCTGAGCCATGGGCAGGGTGTAGAATCCGATCCCGCATCCCAGGTCGGCACAGGTACGCCAACGAAAAGATCGCACCAGTCCCAAAAAGACCTTTGTGTCCTGGAGGGCTTTTCTTTCGGGGGATTCAAGCTTATGAAAATCACGGGCGCCAACAGCCAAAGTGATACCTCTCTTAGGTATGATAGGAGGAGTATAAGGCCTGCGGACACACACATGCAACCTTTTTTCTCCTCTGGCCCCTCCAATATTGCCAGGGTCGCAAAAAATCCACCCGTGGCTTCTTGCGAGATCATCAGTTTTTTTCGCCCCAGGGCATGAAAAGCTCAAGGAAAACCGCACTGATGGAAATACACAAAAAACTTTTCAGGGGCAGCCTGACACGGCCAGGGGATATCGCAGAGGCCTTTTCACTGGATAAGGGGTCCGTAGCGGAGGTGACGGAACGCTACCCGGCACTCATAAACCCTTATTTCCAGAGCATTATCGCGAAGAAGAACGGCCCCATCTACCGGCAGGTTGTTCCCGATCCGAAGGAACTTTCCCCTGCGAACACCGCCGCCGAAGAGGATCCCATAGGCGAGGACACCCATTGTCCTGTCCCGAACCTGAGCCACGTTTATCCTGACAGGGTCCTTTTCCTGATCTCACCGCGCTGTCCCGTCCACTGCCGCTTTTGCACCCGGAAAAGAAAACTGGGCCGGGGTCTTGTCGTCACCAGCGAGACGGTTGACAGGGGAATCGAGTATATCGCCTCACATCCTGAGGTGCGGGACGTCCTCCTGTCGGGGGGTGACCCCCTGATGCTGAGCGACATCCGTCTTGACGGAATCCTTCAAAAAATCAGGGATATTGAACACGTGGAGATCATACGCATCGGAAGCCGGGTCCCTTGTGCCCTTCCCCGGCGGATTACTCCCCGGCTGGCCCGGATGCTTTCCCGGCATCAGCCTCTATATATCCACACCCATTTTAACCATCCTGCCGAGATTACCCGCGAAAGCGCTGCTGCGTGCCGAATCCTCGCCGGCGCCGGCATCCCCATGGGAAACCAGACAGTCCTCCTCAAGGGCATCAACGACGATACGGACGTCCTGGAAACCCTTTTCCGGTCGCTTCTGACCCTCAGGATTCGGCCGTACTATCTTTTTCAGATGGATCTTATCCGGGGAGCACAGCACTTCCGCACCCCTCTGGAAGTCGGCATGAAAATCATGGATACCCTGCGGAAGCGCACATCCCCCATGGCGCTTCCTTACTTTGTGGTCGACCTCCCCGATGCACAGGGAAAGGTAATACTTTCGGAGGGTAATATCAGCAGGGCAGCGGAAGGCCGATTCACCATCACCGGTTCATCCGGGGAAGCGATATCCTACTCCGATCCGGACTAGCGTTCGGACCCACGCCCTGTTAAAAAAACCAGTTTACCCCTGTCTCTGACACGGGCGTTTCGGGCGTTTTCCCCACGTTGGACATTGGACGCTGGGTTTCAACTACTCATTTCCCTGATGAACCTTCCGTCAAAGCCCCTTTCCGTGATCCCCGTACACCGTTCCCTTCCACCTGACCCCCCCGTAAATATGATATGCGGCTGCCGACCTGATAATGGCCGCCACCTGCAGGATGGCCCCCAAGGGGAACGTCGGAAAAAACAGCCAGGGGACATCGGTGTGTCGGCCTGCCTGCCTGTATATGAGGCCGAAGGCCGGCCATGCGGCAAGGCCCGTCAGGGCGGCCCACCCGGCCCAGGGCCATCCGAACGCAGCATGAAGGATGGGGGTCAGGAAGGGAACAAGTGCAGCCGTGAGAAGCGCGATGCATCCTCCGGCTGCTCTGAGAGGATTGTAGCCGAATCCGGCGTAGGCGTTTTTCTCAACCCCTTTAATAAGCCCCCTTAAGCCCGCATTCCAGCGCACCCAAAGGGATCCCCGCCCCCCCACGACCCGCTGGAAACTGCCGGTCCTTCTCAGGTTCCGTCCCAGGACGAGGTCATCGATCACCTCGTCTGACAGGGCGTGGTGCTCACCCGCTCTGTGATATGCTTCCTTGCGAACCAGGTTGAACGCACCGGTCCCGAGAAAGCTTTTCGAGGCCTGGTCGTTCACCCTCCACCCCCGAAGCCACGTCAGGAGAATGACCACAAAACAGGAGACGAACACTTTTTCCCAGAATCCCCGAGTCCTCAGTTCAGGTGCGACCACCAGATGATCCATCCCCTCGCACACTGCAAAGTTCAGAGCTCTTTCGATGCACCCTGTCTCGAAGTGAACGTCGGCGTCGGTGAACAGCAGCCACTCCCCTTTTGAGGCATCGGCTCCTATCTGCATGGCGTAGGTTTTTCCAATCCATCCCGCGGGAAGGTCCGCTACGTTGAGCACCCGAATCCTTGCGTCCCCCCGGGCCATCGTCATGGCCAACTCACCTGTGCTGTCCGAGGAACGGTCGTTGACCAGAATTACCTCTGCATTGGAAGGAATGCTGTCAAGGACGCTGGACAGGGCCGGCCCGAGGGAGTCGGCCTCATCGCGTGCGGGAATGACCACCGAAAGAACAGGAAACTCCCCGGTCACCGGATCCGGCAACGAAACCAGATCGGGCATCTTTCTCGATCCGGCGGCCCATGACAGCGCCACCCACCACCAGAACCCACAGGCTAGAATGTTAAGAAGTAAAAGAATCAGCATAATCTCAAATCCGTCTCAGGCCCTTCCCGGTTGATTTGTCGGTCAAAATACATTATGGCAGAATATGAACGGTTTTTCTGACATCCCATTTTACTCCATTCCGGGGATCGGTCTATGAGATTTGATGAAGTTTTCCTGTCGGTAGTTCTGGGGGCAATCATGCTCCTCTCCATCGGGTCCCAGTCGGCCGTTACAGCATCACCTCTTCCCGGGGAGGAGATCAATGCATTTTTGACGGAGTTCGATTTTTCAGGAGGAAGCGGGGAGAACTTCGCACTGTACCAGGTCCGGTGGGGGGACCACCGATCCTTTGAACGGATCGTGATGGAGTTCAAGGGTAAGGATACGGACACACAGCAACATGGATTGCCGCGCATGGAAGTTGAAAAGGAGGAGTATCCCGCAAGGGTCACAATACGTCTGCCGGGCGTGCCGACCCGAATGAAAGAGATCTACACCGTCAGGCACCCGTTCTCAAAAAGCCGCATGCTGTCGGGCCTTGATCTTTTTGATTCCTGCGGCAGTGGCCAACTCCTGGCCCTGATTCCATCGAGGCCCCTTGAATACAGAATATTCACCCTCTGGAACCCCGCCCGGCTGGTAATTGACTTCAGGCCGACAACAACCGTCCCCCCCGACAGGGTGAGATACTTCCTCCGAACCTTCCCACTCTTCGGTGACCAGGTATGCGCATTCAAAAAAGCCGCCCTGAAGGATGGCATCATCGGCCGTCTTCTCACCGACGCGTCCGGGAACACATTTGGAGAGGCGGGCGTATTTGACCAGCCCGAGAATGCCTTCGCTGCGAAAAAGCGCCTCGGGAAACTAGACGAACAGTTCTCCCTTGTGATCAAGGCTCGAGGAATAATGAAGACGCCGGAGGTCCTGCCCTAGAAATCGTGCCGGTCGAACAAATTTACCCCTTTTCGTTCTCCTCCAGTTCCGATGACAGTGTCTTTGCCATCTCCCTGAAAAGTCCGCCGACGGGGCTTTCCTTCTGCAATGCCACCGGCATGCCGTCATCGCCGGACGGTCCAACCTCGATGGAAAGGGGAATGGTTCCAAGAAACGGGATCTTTTCCTTCTTCGCCAGTTCCATACCACCCCCCTGCTGGAAGGGGCTGCTGGTCTCATGACAGTGAGGGCACAGATACCCGCTCATGTTCTCCACTACCCACAGCCGGGGCAGCTTCATCTGCCGGCAGAAGGTGATGGACTTTCTCACCGCGGCCAGGGAAACCTCCTGCGGGGTCGTTACGATAATCGCGCCCGTGGGTTTTTCCAGAAGCTGAACAATGGAAAGGGGCTCGTCACCGGTCCCGGGAGGACAGTCCACCAGAAGGTAATCCAGATCGCCCCACTGGACATCGCGGAGAAGCTGTTTGATGGCCCCCGCCTTCATGGGGCCCCGCCAGATAAGGGCGTCATTCTGATCACGAAGGAAAAAGCCGATAGAAATTACCTTAAGACCCCATTCCGTTTCAACCGGATAGAGCATCTCCGATTCAGACTGAACTGGCTGCCTCCCAACGAGATCGAGCATTGTAGGCACCGTGGGCCCGTGGAAATCGACGTCGATGAGGCCGACCTTGTTCCCCGCCTCGGTAAGAGCCGTGGCCAGATTAACAGCAACGGTGGATTTCCCCACTCCGCCCTTCCCGCTCATGACTATGATCGTGTGTTTGATCCTGTCCATGTTCCTCTTTATGGCGGCTGAACCATCGTCCTGCTCCGGGGACCAACCCTGTGTATTCCCGCCTGCCGAACATGATCCGCTGCCGCATCCGCTGTTTTCGCTCATTGTTCTCCTCTCATGTTTACCGCCAAGACAGCCCTGACGATTATCGCCGGCCGTAGCTTAATATAAGACGGGCGGGGCGGGTGTCAATGTTTTTACATGATATTCTAATTGAGGGGTTGCTGCCGATTTTCTACGGGATGATCTCTTTGAAGGTCTCAACGGAATAGAAGCGTCCGGGTTTTCCAGGCGGCCGAGCGCTGCTGGGCTTGAGAATGTGGACGAGATAGCGAATCTTGAAACGCCGGGCCGTCTCCAGGACGGACACGGTATCCTCGGCGAGAAAAGTCCTGGCCGGATCGAACATCATCTCCCGCCTGAGAGCCACCCAGAAACGCAGGTCCTCCTTCGGCGCTCCAAGTTCCTGGGATGTAAAGACCGCGTGGAACATGCCTCCCAGGGAGGTCTTCTTCATTTTGAGGTCCAGTGTCTTGCCGTGGGCGTTGGTAACCAGGCAGACCTCTTTTCCCGCCTCCCTTACCCCCGTCAAAAAGTCGGGGACAAAAGGGTGAACCGCGATGAGGTGGGCCACCTGCTCCTTGAGAGCAGGTATGTCCAGCCCGAGTTCTCCCGACCAGTAGTCCAGGCTGGTCCAGTTCAAGGTCCCTTCCTGGGCACGGTAACGCGGCATGAGCTTCCCTTTGGCCTCCTCCAGGGACATCCCGTGTGCCAGTGCATACTGCTCCGGCACGTACTCCTCCCAGAAGTGATCATCGAAGTGCTTGTCCAACAGGGTGCCGTCCATGTCCAGCAGGACGAGATCGATATGGTCCCACCGGGGAGGTGATTTGAGCGGAGCGATTGGCCTCATGACACAGGCCCGACACCGGACGGAAGGATTCCAAGATACCCCGCCAGAGCCCAGATGGTCCCGAGGGACAGGATCAGCGCCCCCACGATTACGAACCACACACCCGGATCACGATTGACCCTGAAAACCCCGTAGACCGATTCGATAAGTTGACCGAGGGCGATGCCATTTCCGGCAATGATCGCCCTGTCAATCATGCCTGGAGCCGGGGATAGATAGGCCGAGCCCAGGACCTGCCCCCCGGCGTTCTTGACGAGAACGAGGAGTCCGGGACCTATGGCGTTCCCCATCCTCTCCCCCCTCTGCAAAACCCCTCCCAGTTCCAGCACCCTGCCCCCTCCCAGGGAAACCG is a window of bacterium BMS3Abin14 DNA encoding:
- a CDS encoding 1,4-dihydroxy-2-naphthoate octaprenyltransferase, which produces MTIRHMWIMSPLVALSLFSSLFYTAPPIRYGYLGLGEVFAAVNMGPVMVVGTQWIISGAPSGTAFLISLPIGMMVAGILYYQSMPDMETDASVGKRTITVRLGRRGAYLGLMAQWAVTYTLILGLAAGSILSPVAAASLLTWPILFRLLWIIPGVEDWQELNDYGHYVRKLYLINGIIIILAIWTR
- the adrA gene encoding putative diguanylate cyclase AdrA; amino-acid sequence: MINRIVLPGTAAAWTVIMIILHGERFGINSWFVFPVIWFLGMACIITTGLYFNEKQNRPTDFKVIELTDELTGLNNRRAFFAIARQQMEWGERFSERALVFFIRLNNLGKITEKFGSEERDFALIMAAQALLSSFRGSDIVARYAEDEFIAFLPKSTLGFRDMIASRISKSMEMANHKGAGDYRLSIDIGVAEFDPVAPASLESLIREAELPPPA
- a CDS encoding hypothetical protein (carbohydrate-binding module 48 (Isoamylase N-terminal domain)), translated to MTTLVRKILWSGSASRAATLILLMAGFLFGCATAQVRPAVVADGDIIRFSVEAPNAGRVVLVLMNAKTVNAATLRVSAEKRHRGIWSAKFPLPPGHYRYFFMVDGSVTVGMGKGRVEKDDFGGVTGVLTVRGTMNGDIQVY
- a CDS encoding glycogen branching enzyme; translated protein: MKREDLGLVHRFVDGELQGEEKKAFQLMLDGDPSLHAYVEEIGALVRTAGDLGVMKAPDFLVPRGIRFLVRGLLPTPRPFFAGAAMATVCLLFVLGVALNVRRAPDLPVQPASFRLVYYAPEAHSVSVLGDFNHWSGEIPLKPRGKAGYWLVDLNVQPGEYRYVLLIDGKKRVADPTADYSISDDFGSKNSVVRVGI
- a CDS encoding RNA polymerase sigma factor RpoE, with translation MDDEHFQSEYGQVCDGLYTYLTRMAMDSEMAADVLQDAALKAYRAPFLLKHVEGMSYGQISEVLGIEEGAARVRVHRARHALVALLREV
- a CDS encoding putative S-adenosylmethionine-dependent methyltransferase/MSMEI_2290; this translates as MHVCVRRPYTPPIIPKRGITLAVGARDFHKLESPERKALQDTKVFLGLVRSFRWRTCADLGCGIGFYTLPMAQEWRTSRQIIAVDRSTPMLEELDKRVEYLGLTNVHIRQSVSDRIPIEDTGVQFVNLGNVYHEIKGRLNFLKEVYRILKPGGFFLLIDWDPEEDMDIGPSAKERIPMGQVVQDLEFAGFDSVKNVFVYIGHYALVARKPLDHATAP
- the kamA gene encoding L-lysine 2,3-aminomutase, with translation MEIHKKLFRGSLTRPGDIAEAFSLDKGSVAEVTERYPALINPYFQSIIAKKNGPIYRQVVPDPKELSPANTAAEEDPIGEDTHCPVPNLSHVYPDRVLFLISPRCPVHCRFCTRKRKLGRGLVVTSETVDRGIEYIASHPEVRDVLLSGGDPLMLSDIRLDGILQKIRDIEHVEIIRIGSRVPCALPRRITPRLARMLSRHQPLYIHTHFNHPAEITRESAAACRILAGAGIPMGNQTVLLKGINDDTDVLETLFRSLLTLRIRPYYLFQMDLIRGAQHFRTPLEVGMKIMDTLRKRTSPMALPYFVVDLPDAQGKVILSEGNISRAAEGRFTITGSSGEAISYSDPD
- the crtQ gene encoding 4,4'-diaponeurosporenoate glycosyltransferase, which translates into the protein MLILLLLNILACGFWWWVALSWAAGSRKMPDLVSLPDPVTGEFPVLSVVIPARDEADSLGPALSSVLDSIPSNAEVILVNDRSSDSTGELAMTMARGDARIRVLNVADLPAGWIGKTYAMQIGADASKGEWLLFTDADVHFETGCIERALNFAVCEGMDHLVVAPELRTRGFWEKVFVSCFVVILLTWLRGWRVNDQASKSFLGTGAFNLVRKEAYHRAGEHHALSDEVIDDLVLGRNLRRTGSFQRVVGGRGSLWVRWNAGLRGLIKGVEKNAYAGFGYNPLRAAGGCIALLTAALVPFLTPILHAAFGWPWAGWAALTGLAAWPAFGLIYRQAGRHTDVPWLFFPTFPLGAILQVAAIIRSAAAYHIYGGVRWKGTVYGDHGKGL
- the ylxH_1 gene encoding flagellum site-determining protein YlxH — its product is MSENSGCGSGSCSAGGNTQGWSPEQDDGSAAIKRNMDRIKHTIIVMSGKGGVGKSTVAVNLATALTEAGNKVGLIDVDFHGPTVPTMLDLVGRQPVQSESEMLYPVETEWGLKVISIGFFLRDQNDALIWRGPMKAGAIKQLLRDVQWGDLDYLLVDCPPGTGDEPLSIVQLLEKPTGAIIVTTPQEVSLAAVRKSITFCRQMKLPRLWVVENMSGYLCPHCHETSSPFQQGGGMELAKKEKIPFLGTIPLSIEVGPSGDDGMPVALQKESPVGGLFREMAKTLSSELEENEKG